A DNA window from Acidobacteriota bacterium contains the following coding sequences:
- a CDS encoding DUF4242 domain-containing protein has product MPLFMDVHNIEGGISASDVAGAHKADLDTQGAYGVEYKRYWVDEEAGKIFCLVEAPDAEAANTVHREAHGLVADEIFLVSEHS; this is encoded by the coding sequence ATGCCGCTGTTCATGGACGTCCATAACATCGAGGGTGGTATATCGGCGAGTGACGTCGCCGGTGCCCACAAGGCCGATCTCGACACTCAAGGCGCATACGGAGTTGAGTACAAACGCTACTGGGTCGACGAAGAGGCAGGGAAGATCTTCTGCTTAGTCGAGGCCCCGGATGCGGAAGCGGCCAACACCGTTCACCGCGAGGCTCATGGACTCGTTGCCGACGAGATATTTCTGGTGAGCGAACACTCCTGA